TGCAGTCAGGGCTGCCAGCATCAGGAGGCAGGTGCGGCCCCCGGCAGACTTGGCTACGGGTGTGTTCAGGTTGAGCAGGAGGATTATTGCAGTGCCAAAGATCATGAGAAGGCAGGTGGCGAAAAAGAAGAGCAGGGCAATGGAGAGAGGGGCGTCCCATTCCAGCAGCAGGACAGTCCTGTTCAGGCACTGCTCACTGCTCGGGGGCGCCCACTGCTCTGGCAGACACGGCTGGCAAATTACAGGATCTAAGGAAGAGAAAAAGCACAGCTTGAAGAAAACCTGGGATATAAAAGCTGGACAGCAGTTGTGTCCACTGTTGGTTGAGCTCAGATTCACCAGCCCAAGTCTGAAACTTAAAGTCAAACACACAGCATTTGCTGGAAATCATATAATATGTGATTTGTTATTATTCAACATTGTGGCCCTTGTTTGGTTTTTTCAGGTCGTTTGGCTCCAGCGTCAGAATGTGCATTCAGCACCACCTATTGGACAATTTTACACACAACAATGTAATGGCGCTCTGTTGCAACGTGGATCACTTTGTTCACTGGAAGAAATCTTAAATAGCTGAACTCTATATTGAGTTCTGGAGCACAACAACTTAACTTTTATTTCTTGGATATCTTTATGATTTTGGGGGATTTGTATTTGCATTACATACAATCAGCACCTCTGACGATGCCGATAAACGACACATATTTATTACTGGCTTTTATAATAAAAAGATAGATTTTATATAATCTTTGTTATGAGATCATAAAATCTCAGATTCACTTTTCAGTCTCATTTTGCTACATAGAGATAATATGTGATCAAGGAAACCCTTTTCCACCGCCCGCCTCTCTGTTTTCTATTTATCTCtgctcctttttcctttttctttgtttaccaCTTTTATTGAGGAATGTGGCAGCAGGACAGGCCTGGCAGTCGAAGCAGCACTTATGCTGCCCTGTCAGCAACTTCTTGTGGCCAGTTGGGCAGGGTGGTGAACAGATGGACAGTGGCACCTATACACAGTCAAAGAAAAAGACATATTATAGATTAGCTTTTATTTAAACAGGTCATCTCTAATAGATCTAGCTCTCGGTTGGAAGGGAGAGCAGAGaataacagaagaaataaatgcTATACAACAGATGCACATAAACCACAACATCAAAAGCATATTTGTTTAACCTTTTTAAatgagaaatgaaaatgatcctttttagggttagggttaattTTCTGTGGGTCTTTttgtaatatttaattttttttaaaactataaaacaaacccaaacaccATGTTGCTCTTACTGCTCTTGAACCTTCTTTTCCGCACCACTCAATTTGATCTGCATCAATTGTCAGTGTAATTGGGTCTGGGGTAAAGGAGCCCACTACTCTCAGGGACCAGTCAGTGCCCCTCCAAATCCAGGTAACAATATCATATCCTGTGGGTGGATCTCCATTTGCATCAAAGTACACAGAGGTGTTCTCCAGGGAAAATCGCACATGCTTTAGCTGCTGAAAAAGCTGGGGAGGACAGAAAATGAGAATTATGTAAAGAATAAACCCAaatcaaaccaaaccaaaacatcAGTTTAAATCAACTCACCTCCCATGGATGCACGGTTCTCTTGTTGCACTTTTCGGCATCACAACCAAGTGTAGTGTGCAGAGCATGAGCCAAAGCATACACAGCTTTATACACATTGAAGGCAGAGGCGATGTCATATTCCTCCAGAGAGTAATTATTTCTGGCGAGGCTGTACAGGTCTGTGCTCTGTAGGCAGTCATTTCCATAGCTCATGGTAACATTAGCGTTGGCGCGTTGCATTGAAGCCTCGACTATCTTtttctcaaactcctcaaaTCCGGGAATGGATATAGGTTTGACGGCCACACCGATCACAGTACCGATTGTGTTGATTCCACTTATGCCTGATATAAGAGTTGCCACTGACCAGTCCTCCGTCCCGATCCACACTTTATCTGTTATGTTGCGCTCGAGTACAAATGGGAAGAAGCCACTGAGTTTCGTCTTGCTGGAGAAGACCACAATGGTATTGACGTGGGTTGTCAGTATGTCCGTTACCATGTTCCTCATGATCTGGACTGTTTCATCTGTGGCTGAGGGGATGACTCCTTGGTAGGCGATGCAGATGCCGTAGCTGGATGCTTGTTGGGACAGACTCTTCATGGCCTGAAGCCCATAGTCATTGTCACTGCCTAAGAGAGCGATCCAGGTCCAGTTGAAACGAACCAGGAGTTGGATCATAGCAGCTACCTGGTTCTTGTCACTGGAAATTGTGCGGAAAAAAGATGGATAGTATATCTTGTTGCTCAGCTGCTCACTTGATGCTTCATAAGAGATCTACAATGAGCAATGAGCAATGAGTTTCTTTTAAGATGTGAATGTGGAATATAAAATAATTCATGGACACGAGCAAAGACTTCCAAATATTAACTTACCTGTGGTACAAGAGAGGTCCCCAGTAAAGCAGCAGGGGTGAAAGACTTGCTGCTGCTGTCCGGCCCAATCACAGCCACAGCTGTTTGAGCATCAC
This region of Maylandia zebra isolate NMK-2024a linkage group LG20, Mzebra_GT3a, whole genome shotgun sequence genomic DNA includes:
- the tas1r1 gene encoding taste receptor type 1 member 1; translated protein: MSVTVLLSLGWLVLQSADGNLDHTTHSQGMYLQGDFSFAGLFPLFYTNGLSGLPALVPCREGRPNKHGFHLLQAMRFAVEEINSKTGVLSLLPGVKLGYQMYDICSVPASILATLDLLDQQYRNISTPGAQNNTALNSSDAQTAVAVIGPDSSSKSFTPAALLGTSLVPQISYEASSEQLSNKIYYPSFFRTISSDKNQVAAMIQLLVRFNWTWIALLGSDNDYGLQAMKSLSQQASSYGICIAYQGVIPSATDETVQIMRNMVTDILTTHVNTIVVFSSKTKLSGFFPFVLERNITDKVWIGTEDWSVATLISGISGINTIGTVIGVAVKPISIPGFEEFEKKIVEASMQRANANVTMSYGNDCLQSTDLYSLARNNYSLEEYDIASAFNVYKAVYALAHALHTTLGCDAEKCNKRTVHPWELFQQLKHVRFSLENTSVYFDANGDPPTGYDIVTWIWRGTDWSLRVVGSFTPDPITLTIDADQIEWCGKEGSRAVPLSICSPPCPTGHKKLLTGQHKCCFDCQACPAATFLNKSDPVICQPCLPEQWAPPSSEQCLNRTVLLLEWDAPLSIALLFFFATCLLMIFGTAIILLLNLNTPVAKSAGGRTCLLMLAALTAATISSLCHFGQPSPLACIFKQSLFMDSFTVCLACITMRALQVVCIFKFASKLPPAYDKWAKKHGPEFTIFLVSAIMLIISVLRVALDTPRPSMDLEFYEDRIVLECSKTLSVGSGVELAYVSMVSVLCFTFSYMGKDLPANYNEAKCVTFSLMVYMISWISFFTLYLISRDSFTMAAQVFATLFSVLAFLGGYFVPKIYIIVLRPQMNTTAHFQNCIQMYTMKK